A part of Prevotella melaninogenica genomic DNA contains:
- a CDS encoding zinc-dependent metalloprotease, with protein MKSVHATLLAVGFLSLSLSAQAFPFFKKKKKKATTTTSVVKKDAYERILTEEKTDSAKGPFVSFYRTGEKLLMELPPSSIGRDMLIGATISSVSSPQFADVGTRAGSVSHVRFVEKDSSIVMQAINSELLDALPAGNAKQAQATNYRNLDFYSFPIKARNKKTGGILFDVSSFFLRESKYFPVIAKIAGPYRVDADLRPEWIKVTSLKSFANNACISMERNYVTNMTGNSGNVAISNHPVSIGVQFTLALLPEDMMTPRLSDTRLGYFLTPKSIVNDSLIDHASFINRWRVEPKDPAAYFAGQLSEPVKPIVFYIDNAFPEKWKPAIRNAVLRWNKAFERIGFKNVMQAVDFPTNDPNFDPDNFQYSCIRYLPTATENAMGPSWVDPRTGEIITATVLVYNDVVNVINSWRFIQTSQLDPAARTLDMPDSILLPTLEYIVTHEVGHTLGLMHNMASSAAIPTDSLRSASFTQKYGTTASIMDYARFNYVAQPTDKGVSLTPPYLGVYDNYAIEWGYRVFPNSKSFRDDVKPLMALVESHANDPMYRYVLQQSRYRYDPTAIEEDLGDDAVKSSTYGLKNLEYILSHFDEWIPDGADGARKAKLYRQMVSQAYGYARNVYAVIGGIKLNQTTESSGIPRYEVMPKEKQRAAAMWLLQEARKFGKRGVESIENRLPQINSHPYKTLAGGIQEMALSATARLALSYYADSTSYSPLEYCEDTYNNVWAKTIAGDENLDDDDIAMQQLYVERLKANIVEVKQVGKVRSLRDDKQDVAFLGFGVGYGEPETMWTETIDRTAEYVFHYAQKLQKLLEERIKTTKDTTIKSQYELMYARVQRYMND; from the coding sequence ATGAAATCGGTTCATGCGACCCTATTAGCAGTGGGATTCTTGAGTCTTTCACTGTCAGCACAGGCGTTCCCTTTCTTTAAGAAGAAGAAAAAGAAGGCTACAACCACTACTTCTGTGGTGAAGAAAGATGCCTATGAGCGTATTCTAACCGAAGAGAAGACAGACTCTGCAAAGGGACCATTCGTTTCGTTCTATAGAACAGGTGAGAAACTTCTCATGGAGTTGCCACCTTCGTCTATCGGTCGTGACATGCTGATTGGTGCTACAATTTCATCTGTATCAAGCCCACAGTTTGCTGATGTTGGTACTCGTGCAGGCTCTGTTTCACACGTGCGTTTTGTAGAGAAGGATAGCTCTATCGTAATGCAGGCAATCAACTCTGAATTACTTGATGCCCTACCAGCAGGCAATGCGAAGCAGGCACAGGCTACGAACTATCGTAACCTTGACTTCTATAGCTTCCCAATCAAGGCAAGAAACAAGAAGACTGGAGGTATTCTCTTTGATGTTTCTTCTTTCTTCTTGAGAGAGAGTAAGTATTTCCCAGTGATTGCAAAGATAGCTGGTCCATATCGTGTGGATGCTGACTTGAGACCAGAGTGGATTAAAGTAACTTCTTTGAAGTCGTTTGCAAACAATGCTTGTATCTCGATGGAGCGCAACTACGTTACCAATATGACTGGTAACAGTGGTAATGTTGCTATTAGCAATCATCCAGTTTCTATTGGTGTACAGTTTACTTTGGCACTCTTGCCAGAGGATATGATGACGCCTCGTCTGAGTGATACTCGTCTTGGCTACTTCCTTACACCAAAGTCTATCGTCAATGACAGTCTTATCGACCATGCAAGCTTTATCAATCGTTGGCGTGTAGAACCAAAAGACCCAGCTGCTTACTTTGCAGGTCAGCTCAGTGAGCCAGTTAAACCTATTGTGTTCTATATCGATAATGCGTTCCCTGAAAAGTGGAAGCCAGCAATTCGGAATGCTGTTCTTAGATGGAATAAGGCTTTCGAGCGTATCGGTTTCAAGAATGTGATGCAGGCTGTGGACTTCCCAACCAATGATCCAAACTTCGATCCTGATAACTTCCAGTATTCTTGCATTCGTTATCTGCCTACTGCAACAGAGAATGCAATGGGTCCTTCATGGGTTGATCCTCGTACAGGTGAGATTATCACAGCGACCGTATTGGTGTATAATGATGTTGTGAATGTCATCAATAGTTGGCGTTTTATTCAGACATCACAGCTTGATCCTGCTGCACGAACATTGGATATGCCTGATAGCATTTTGTTGCCAACATTGGAGTATATTGTAACTCACGAGGTAGGACATACACTCGGACTGATGCACAACATGGCTTCATCGGCTGCAATCCCAACTGATTCGCTCCGTTCTGCAAGCTTCACACAGAAGTATGGTACGACAGCATCTATCATGGACTATGCTCGTTTCAACTATGTTGCACAGCCAACAGATAAGGGTGTGTCACTGACTCCTCCTTACCTCGGTGTGTATGACAACTATGCAATAGAGTGGGGCTACCGTGTTTTCCCTAATTCAAAGAGTTTCAGAGATGACGTAAAGCCATTGATGGCACTTGTTGAGTCTCATGCTAACGACCCAATGTATCGTTACGTACTTCAGCAGTCACGCTATCGTTACGACCCAACCGCCATTGAGGAGGATCTCGGTGACGATGCTGTGAAGTCAAGTACATACGGTCTTAAGAACCTTGAGTATATTCTCAGTCATTTCGATGAGTGGATTCCTGATGGTGCTGATGGTGCACGTAAGGCTAAACTCTATCGTCAAATGGTTTCTCAAGCTTACGGTTATGCACGTAATGTCTATGCTGTCATTGGTGGTATCAAGCTGAATCAGACAACAGAGTCTTCTGGTATTCCTCGTTATGAGGTGATGCCTAAGGAGAAACAGCGTGCTGCTGCGATGTGGTTGTTACAGGAAGCACGCAAGTTTGGTAAGCGTGGTGTTGAGAGTATTGAGAATCGTCTACCTCAGATTAACTCTCATCCTTACAAAACATTGGCAGGTGGTATTCAGGAAATGGCTCTTTCAGCAACTGCGCGTTTAGCATTGAGCTATTATGCTGACTCTACTTCTTATTCTCCATTGGAGTATTGCGAAGACACGTATAATAATGTTTGGGCTAAGACAATCGCAGGTGATGAGAATCTCGACGACGATGATATCGCCATGCAGCAACTCTATGTTGAACGTCTGAAGGCTAACATTGTTGAGGTTAAACAGGTTGGTAAGGTGCGCAGCTTGCGTGATGACAAGCAGGATGTGGCTTTCCTTGGCTTTGGTGTTGGTTATGGTGAACCAGAGACGATGTGGACAGAGACCATCGACCGCACAGCCGAATATGTGTTCCACTATGCACAGAAGCTTCAGAAACTTCTTGAGGAACGCATTAAGACAACGAAGGATACAACTATCAAATCTCAATATGAGTTGATGTATGCACGTGTTCAGCGTTATATGAATGATTAA
- a CDS encoding zinc-dependent metalloprotease: MIRMNFSFKNSILGGALLFLLVLQSTTVKADDDKSKSKPKKETKYDRLFKDKKTETARSKFITVHKLDNKIYLELPRTLLKKEMMLGGTITSTTDPTAVTVGSTSSNPVLFYFDIQDSSVVMKLPNNVLFKDNATSSNLDGALALNYRDGIWQGFNIMAYNNDSTAVVFDVTSLLGKPTNLLPVMPTKNGNYSVKATPKSELSFIRGIKSFDNNLVVNNDFTYGVSTSLMSMPIGGERPTTVGVSYSLALVPESAMRPRIMDSRIGVNYSVRLGIPQEGESTKRIFFSHRWNLVPKDKKSYAKGKLTQPVNPIRFYLDNTFPEAWKQPIREGVLEWNKAFERIGFKNAIEVVDFPQKQGDFDPDNVKYSCIRYIPSGSSSAPKSDIHVNPNTGEIMAASMFVYSDVEKLLHKWRLIQTGAVDASVRGNRLPAAKFAEGLKMLVMKETGSMLGLLDNPGASATYPTDSLRNARFTTTMGLAPSVMDDVHYNYVAQPSDNGVRLAPTGLGMYDYFTIDWNYRYFDTDNVSINDEKNILEAFVDKKVTNPRLRYYAERNAKWDPRLAAGALGNDMIASANLANKNYTIVENNLSKWIKNDEDTRIKDQLYLQISQNRYALFKQVLSNVGGMYLNNMKISAGVPQYQVVSKDLQRRSLLWCLQEAMNFKKYANRDFERKGYLSVSYYDQSLEFMGYDLMAARMRVAITSYLNPNSYTQKEYFDDIYNTLFKSVAEMRAPSQGERVLQRAFMSQAQSVVSKATGNGGSGGGSGSSMALKGDDLGATPGFGDPSQNLAPAVDITLADNSELYFYNCLLKLRTALEKCLKANLPLEARTHYEMMLFKINKTMEVKK, from the coding sequence ATGATAAGAATGAATTTTTCATTTAAGAATTCTATACTTGGAGGGGCATTGTTGTTCCTCCTTGTATTGCAAAGTACCACAGTAAAAGCTGATGATGACAAGTCTAAGTCTAAACCTAAGAAGGAGACGAAATATGACCGCCTCTTCAAGGATAAGAAGACAGAGACGGCACGTAGTAAGTTTATTACAGTTCATAAGCTTGATAACAAAATCTACTTGGAACTGCCACGTACTTTGCTAAAGAAAGAGATGATGCTCGGTGGAACCATTACCTCTACAACCGATCCAACGGCTGTAACGGTAGGTTCAACAAGTTCTAATCCTGTACTGTTCTACTTTGATATACAGGATAGTTCTGTTGTGATGAAGTTGCCTAACAATGTTCTTTTTAAAGACAATGCAACCTCATCTAATCTTGATGGTGCATTGGCACTGAATTATCGTGATGGGATTTGGCAGGGTTTCAATATCATGGCTTACAACAATGATAGTACAGCTGTTGTCTTTGATGTGACCTCTTTATTGGGTAAACCAACAAACCTCTTGCCCGTTATGCCAACTAAGAATGGTAACTATAGCGTTAAGGCAACTCCAAAGTCAGAGCTTTCATTCATTCGTGGTATAAAGAGTTTTGACAACAATCTCGTTGTCAATAATGACTTCACTTACGGTGTGTCTACTTCGTTGATGTCAATGCCTATCGGTGGTGAACGTCCCACAACAGTTGGGGTTAGCTATAGTTTGGCACTTGTTCCAGAGTCAGCAATGCGTCCACGCATCATGGACTCACGCATAGGTGTTAACTACTCTGTTCGTTTAGGTATTCCACAAGAAGGGGAAAGCACGAAGCGTATCTTCTTCTCTCATCGTTGGAATCTTGTGCCAAAGGATAAGAAGTCGTATGCAAAAGGAAAGCTGACGCAGCCTGTTAATCCAATTCGTTTCTATTTGGATAACACCTTCCCAGAGGCTTGGAAACAACCTATCCGTGAAGGTGTTCTCGAGTGGAACAAAGCCTTTGAGCGAATAGGTTTTAAGAATGCTATTGAGGTTGTTGACTTTCCACAGAAGCAAGGTGATTTCGATCCAGATAATGTTAAGTATTCTTGTATTCGATACATACCAAGCGGTTCGTCATCAGCTCCGAAGAGTGATATCCATGTCAACCCTAACACGGGTGAGATTATGGCTGCTTCAATGTTCGTTTATTCTGATGTTGAGAAACTGCTGCACAAGTGGCGTTTGATACAGACTGGTGCTGTTGACGCATCTGTTCGTGGTAATCGTTTACCAGCTGCTAAATTTGCGGAAGGGCTTAAGATGTTAGTAATGAAGGAGACAGGAAGTATGTTAGGCTTGTTGGATAATCCAGGTGCTTCCGCTACTTATCCTACTGACTCTCTTCGTAATGCACGTTTCACAACGACAATGGGGCTTGCACCTTCGGTAATGGATGATGTTCATTACAATTACGTTGCACAGCCATCTGACAATGGTGTACGCCTTGCTCCAACAGGACTTGGCATGTATGACTACTTTACAATTGATTGGAACTATCGTTATTTTGATACTGATAATGTTTCTATCAATGATGAGAAGAATATACTTGAGGCGTTTGTTGACAAGAAGGTGACAAACCCACGTCTTCGTTATTATGCTGAGCGCAATGCTAAGTGGGACCCACGTCTTGCTGCTGGTGCGCTTGGTAACGATATGATAGCGAGTGCAAACCTTGCAAATAAGAACTATACAATCGTTGAAAACAATCTCTCTAAGTGGATTAAGAACGATGAAGATACTCGTATCAAGGATCAGTTATACCTGCAGATATCACAGAATCGTTATGCTTTGTTCAAGCAGGTGTTGAGTAATGTTGGTGGTATGTACCTCAATAATATGAAGATTTCAGCAGGAGTTCCACAGTATCAGGTTGTTTCTAAGGACCTTCAGCGTCGTTCACTCTTGTGGTGTTTGCAGGAGGCGATGAACTTCAAGAAGTATGCTAACCGTGATTTTGAGCGTAAGGGCTACTTGTCAGTAAGCTATTATGACCAGAGTTTGGAGTTTATGGGTTACGATTTGATGGCAGCACGTATGCGTGTAGCTATCACTTCTTACTTGAATCCAAACAGTTACACACAGAAAGAGTACTTTGATGATATCTATAACACCCTCTTCAAGAGTGTTGCTGAGATGCGCGCACCTTCTCAGGGCGAGCGTGTTTTGCAGCGTGCATTTATGAGTCAGGCACAGAGTGTTGTTTCTAAGGCTACTGGTAATGGTGGCTCAGGTGGTGGCTCAGGTTCAAGCATGGCTTTAAAGGGTGATGATCTTGGTGCTACTCCGGGCTTTGGTGACCCTTCTCAGAACCTTGCTCCAGCTGTTGATATCACCCTCGCAGACAATTCAGAGCTTTACTTCTACAACTGTCTTTTGAAGTTGAGAACTGCTTTGGAGAAGTGTTTGAAGGCTAACTTGCCACTTGAAGCGCGTACACACTACGAGATGATGCTCTTCAAAATCAATAAGACAATGGAGGTGAAGAAATGA
- a CDS encoding PKD-like domain-containing protein, whose translation MVKKYLYILAVAAFAFTSCINDESTEGGDGVSVISLQTPLNSTYTLNQGDTLKITPTVLQSNGKQKLTYEWEINHKLVSSDTALVYPIQNSGTYTGRLRLSNGQNIQIYEFTVNVEYAYTKGIYLLAENNSKAILSYVPTEDVNKEFHLDVLASNNPNINFGKPCSMAWSKSIGSQTNNILVIAAGNPSTLYQLDSYEMLSVFQTPVNEKVIQVEANSDPSSSKMMAITKNNLYSLGLNTTTLVSQTSRFTNAVGGSVTFASYMTPWWRDDLFYAHGDAYFDNAHGALLASAIENTAVPAEILKGTFTGDTLVGMGSVDKQRKMALITCQKSSGTFYFTYLFPGYYSSSADKRIAANVVYRVAMPSTSGITNGSVVRSARSKNIVYYTNGNAVYAHNVLANSNFPTTALFTVGNSTEKIVDMAFSDDDNLIYVATNDTSASMPGSLYCYDTQTNSLRWSKQHITGRIVKALYRNK comes from the coding sequence ATGGTAAAGAAATATTTGTATATCTTAGCTGTTGCAGCGTTTGCCTTCACTTCGTGTATCAATGACGAGTCGACAGAAGGTGGTGACGGGGTATCTGTAATTAGTTTGCAGACACCATTAAACAGCACTTACACGCTCAATCAGGGTGACACTTTAAAGATTACCCCCACGGTATTGCAGAGCAATGGTAAGCAGAAACTCACTTACGAATGGGAGATAAATCACAAGTTGGTTTCAAGTGATACAGCACTTGTTTATCCTATTCAGAATTCTGGGACTTATACTGGTCGACTCAGATTGAGCAATGGTCAGAATATTCAGATTTATGAGTTTACCGTCAATGTTGAGTATGCTTATACAAAGGGTATTTATCTCTTGGCTGAAAACAACAGTAAGGCTATTCTTTCATACGTTCCAACAGAGGATGTAAACAAGGAGTTCCATCTTGACGTATTGGCTTCTAACAATCCAAACATCAACTTCGGTAAACCATGTTCTATGGCATGGAGCAAGTCTATCGGTAGTCAGACAAATAACATTCTGGTCATTGCTGCTGGTAATCCTTCTACACTTTATCAGCTTGATAGCTATGAGATGTTATCAGTGTTCCAGACACCTGTCAACGAGAAGGTGATACAGGTTGAGGCTAACTCTGACCCAAGTTCATCAAAGATGATGGCTATTACAAAGAATAACCTGTATTCTTTGGGTCTGAACACAACGACTTTGGTTTCACAGACATCACGCTTCACAAATGCTGTCGGTGGTTCAGTAACATTCGCTTCTTATATGACACCTTGGTGGAGAGACGACCTCTTCTATGCTCATGGTGATGCTTACTTCGACAATGCACATGGCGCACTGTTGGCATCAGCGATTGAGAACACTGCTGTTCCTGCTGAGATTTTGAAGGGAACCTTTACAGGTGACACCTTAGTTGGTATGGGTAGCGTTGACAAACAACGTAAAATGGCACTGATTACCTGTCAGAAGAGCAGTGGTACGTTCTACTTCACATACCTCTTCCCAGGTTACTACTCTTCATCAGCAGATAAGAGAATTGCAGCAAATGTCGTTTATCGTGTTGCAATGCCTTCTACTTCTGGTATAACGAATGGTTCTGTGGTTCGTTCCGCACGCAGTAAGAATATTGTTTACTATACCAACGGGAATGCAGTCTATGCACATAACGTTCTTGCAAACAGTAACTTCCCAACCACAGCATTGTTCACCGTTGGTAACAGTACTGAGAAGATTGTTGATATGGCATTCTCTGATGATGATAACCTCATCTATGTGGCAACAAATGATACTTCTGCTTCAATGCCTGGAAGTCTCTATTGCTACGATACACAGACTAACAGTCTGCGCTGGTCAAAGCAACATATCACAGGACGCATTGTGAAGGCATTATATAGAAATAAATAA
- a CDS encoding DUF4843 domain-containing protein, which produces MCKSITNFFAIGVIALSLAACSNDEYKGEYSKDGTFEGANQVYFDLNNAADTLYNFSFGAQPTSVTTDTVKIKVKIAGVRKSRAQTFKVVVDPSSTAKAGVHFEAINSEQTVPADSLSASFPVVLLRKNLSDTKNDNIRLVIRLEATNDLGVRFPKSIKRTITFDNVLEKPYWWDNPMLQAMGLPAYTPAKYRYLLSLYNSNVSELEAAIRDRRKWTQLYRNIQKLVAYFAANPE; this is translated from the coding sequence ATGTGTAAATCAATCACAAACTTCTTCGCTATCGGTGTCATTGCATTGTCGTTGGCAGCGTGTTCAAATGATGAGTACAAAGGTGAATACTCAAAGGATGGTACTTTCGAAGGAGCTAATCAGGTTTATTTCGACTTGAATAATGCTGCTGATACATTATATAACTTCTCATTCGGTGCACAGCCAACCAGTGTAACAACAGATACTGTAAAGATAAAGGTGAAGATTGCTGGAGTGAGAAAGTCACGGGCACAAACCTTTAAGGTTGTAGTTGATCCAAGTAGTACAGCAAAGGCGGGAGTACACTTTGAAGCAATTAACAGTGAACAAACGGTGCCTGCAGATAGCCTTAGCGCAAGTTTCCCAGTTGTGTTGTTGCGTAAAAATCTTAGTGATACAAAGAATGATAATATCCGTTTGGTTATTCGTCTTGAGGCAACTAACGACCTTGGTGTTCGTTTCCCAAAGAGTATAAAGAGAACCATTACGTTCGATAATGTACTTGAGAAACCGTACTGGTGGGATAACCCTATGCTGCAAGCAATGGGACTTCCTGCTTATACACCAGCAAAGTATCGTTATCTCCTCAGCTTGTACAATTCAAACGTAAGCGAACTTGAGGCAGCAATTCGTGACCGTAGAAAATGGACACAGCTTTATCGAAATATTCAGAAGTTGGTGGCTTATTTTGCTGCCAACCCAGAGTAA